GAGGTTCTAGAACCTCTAAAAATGCTAACATCTCCCTTAGTATTGTTCTTAAGCCTCTTTTCCAATCTTTTCTCACTTGAACCATGTTGGAAATATTAGGGAATCGTGAATTCGTTAGCATGACTTACTTTTTCATTTTGTTGGTCATTTGGAGTGTTTTTGAACATTGCTAGGGGTTTATGGGATTCTTGAACCTATAAATGTTTTGACGTTTCTTGTAATGAATAAAAATAAGATAAACCAAGGCAATATTTTAGGTTCTTTGTAAGATGGGATGAATTGCTAAAGGAATAAGGGAAACACCAATCAAGTAAAGACACTTTTTTTTCTAGGTAAAAACTTACATAGGTTATCTTAGATGGGATTGAAGAGAAAACAATATATTAAGAGGGTGCATGGTGAATCAGTATATCCTAATTTCaacttaatcaaatattaattctCATTAATGACTTCTCCAAACATGAACCTTAAAACATCAATGAAACTCAAAAAAATCTTCTTAGAGATCTAGCAAttaaacaacacataaaaacacaaATCCACACAAAGAACACTAGATATGTGTGGAAACCTAAGATGAGAAATACCATGGTAATAATTGTATGCTGGGAATGTGAGTCAATTAACCAAAATGCTCATCTAACACACATCAATGAGACATTATATTGAGGCATAAATCAAATAAACaaatcaaaagagtactcccccaatggcgtcccattgtcctctatctccaaggaccttGTTGGTCTGTTGATTTGGCTCTAGTAGCTACACGACCTCCAAGATGACAACCTGAAGAAGGAGTAGCTATATAATGATCCTATGATCTAAATGCAAATGCTTGATGGGTGATCATAATTCTAAATTACAAAGATTGCTATGCTAAAATGCAAACTATGGATGTTGCTATGCTAAGTATGTATGCAAAATCTCAGAATGCAAAATATTAAAGATGCAAGATTAAAGATTAGGGAAACCTCCTGAATGAAAATTGGGGGTATTTATAACTTTTCCAAGGCTTGAGCTTAGGTGGAAAGATTCAACGGTCTATATTTAGCTTGGAGAGATGAATGGTGAGAGATGAAGAAGTTATGATAGGCTTGAGGAGATATGCCACTTGTCATTCTTGAAAGGACAAGTGGCAAGGGGATCTCTAGCAAACGCCACACATGTCCCACAAAGAGGGAAAGTGACATGGAGGGGGAGGACATGTGGCAAAGAAGCCAAGTGTCCTCATGAGGGGATAAACactccataggaggttaggatagagGTAGTTTGGAGGGATAAGGTTGGTTCGACCCAAGTTATATGGTAGGTTATATTAGAGGGGGGTTAGGTTGGGTAGTTTAAaattaggagacatgtgactaatttgaatttaaaattcaaattaattGGGAGGAATAAATGAATaagataaattttttaaatttgcttatttaattaggaaaatgaagaaaatgatttaTGATGGGAAGAATTAGGGAAAACGAACTATATaattaaatcattcaatttatttataagtagaagaattaaggatccattaattaaataactcgtatttaattaattctctcaaAGCCAATTTTGAGTGTATACAAGAATAACTACTTGAATCTACTACCTAAATCCATGCACAAAAATAATTAATCACTTATAATATGAAGTATGCACCAACCTaccagagacaccaatccccaattgtgtttggaggtacaaatcCACTAAAGACACTAATCCTCAATACATATATATGAGCATCATCTCAGTAGGTAAGATACCAGTCCTACCATATTGCAAAGATATGACTTGTGGACCTTTATAATTGATAACACAACTTGCACTTGATCTGATCAACCTTTAGACACTCTCCCACAATGCATATGATCTTCTAATGAATTCACACAATGATTGGAATGCAAATCACATTACATCAAATTAATCATTTTGATATTTGCATCGAAACCCTAATTACTTAGCATTCCAACAATTACTACATCCTATGATAGATCATAGATCACTATATATAtaaattacaattacaattacattcATGTGTTAGTTCAAAATATAAAACAATATTTACAAGTCAGCCACACAAAAGCACCTAAACCAAACGTGTCCAATTGTGTAATAGGCTAGGTCTAAAAGCCCACATGCAACTCCAAAAGATAAAACATGCCACACAGTTCCCAAGGTAGCCCCATCTAGTCCCAATGATCATTCACATGCTACCTTCAATGAGCACATGCTAAAAGTCTAGGTGATCCCACAATAATAGTTTACACTTTCTGGTACATCTTGGTTTTCAATGAaatcatacatttaaaaaaaaaaaaattgatttaagccttgagagatcccatttaaattaattaattaatagaaaagagTTAGATAAAATCCTCTTATATCAAAATCTCTTGTACAAAACCTCTCTACtcttaaatcatacttgcaatggagtctccttagcacctatcaaaatgctgataaaaaaccacttttacattagcttttgtgggggtcaaatgaattcattaaaAGTTTGTTTCTTTAAGtatgtagtccttattataagctttccaaataatataatttttaatatatttaatttcattaatatatttatgttttatttcttataaaAGTAGATTTTTCatcgaacattaaggattgtgtttcacacatgtgggaaaattgaaaaatagagatttttttttgtaaaaaagatcttttccctaggtattgatatcctcatttcaacacaaaaagaagaagttaattcaaatgcatatacAAATAAGTTACAAAATGCACCTCTATCCAAATTAAAATTATTTTGACTtgaaaattaactaaaaaatatatatgtaacaaaaaattatgaaaaaatatccatcctctagatattggtgtgacaattctttattttaaaaatttgaatttccttctttctataaaaaatactatgcactataaaataaatgtcacttctgaaAAATGCCGATTATTGTAAATATTAAGTtgttaaaagttacataacaatatgaaaaattcttttcaaattatttaaaaaaactatatttagaatctatatgaaaaatctcacaaattagtagtttacatcatcttcaaattcttaatggtttagttgcTATAAGTGTTAGAAAGTAAAGATTTGGTACAAAATACTGATTTTAGTGGCAAGTTTGGCCAAGAAGTGTAACctagtattatgggatcacccacCTCAACCACATTGAACTAGAATAATAAATTGGTTAATTAATCAACACAATGACCCTTATGTCACTTCAAAATTTTTTTTCACTAAACATCAATTCTAAAACCTCTAGAATATGATAAAGCATGTGTAgacatactttcctttcaaattgTTGGACATAATTCACAACCATGAAGAAATAAAGAATACAACAAGTTACTAGAACAAGCTCACTATCTAGGTAACTTATCAAGCAAGCATTCCTAATCATACTTTTAGATCACTTCCACCAACATAAATAGATGCAGTATGATACCATAGACATTCCTCATTTTATTCTATCACCAAAGCTAGCCACATATACAAACACAACTCATAATTCTTTGATATGACATGCAACATTCATTCTTCATACATTCAGATGCCATTGCATTAATGATAAAACAAACTAGTACAATTAATACttttttgacatcaaagacaacactcctttgaaatcaatgacaatatatgtttGTAGTAATGTtaattgtaaccccttacaattttacATTCCCTCTTGGACCCTTGCCTTAGTTTGCTTCCTTATAACTCTTTCCAATCCTATTTCTACTCCCTTTCTTATCAAATTGTTGTCATATGTTAGTTTGGTGATTAGATCCTATGTTGTGAACTTGTGCACACCTGCCTCTATTCCACCCCCTTTTAGGTGCACTAGGGCACTAAGCACCATAGTCCTCCATATTGGGCCCAAATTTGAACATGTCAGTGTGTCAGTTCATACCAATTTGTTATATGCTCACAAAATTTTAATATGACctttggaggttggcctaatttatgaaataTCTTGGGAATCCTATATAAGAGCATCGTTCCTAATTCATTTTTATCACCTAATAATTCAAGCACTTCCTAGAGAAAGTATTGTGAGAAAATTTCTTAAGATctaagcattatggagcaacaagttACAACAATCTTCATGGAAGTGGAATTTTATGATTGATTTTGTCTTGTCATGTTATGTTACTGCATCAACAATGTAGGGTCGTAGCTGAAGAGAACTGCACCATCATAAACAAGATCAACCTTGAGGTATAATATtatgaattcaatatttttttacttcaaatttagcctctaccctacaagggtaagctctcttttcctaatcatcattgttgtaggATTAATTTTGAACCTGGGGTTTGACTTCAACAAACCCCTATACATCCCAACACCCTTTTTCTCTCTTGTGTGTGCATGAATTCAAATTTGATAGGGAAGGTTCACAAGTTCAAAAAGCACATATTGAGTAAAGAGATTTAGActttaaagaaacaaaaaacccTATACACTATTTGAAAGTCTGAAGTGTCCAACACTTTTCCAACTAAATTGCAAGGATATAATTTGATCAACATCTTGATCCCAAATCTATTAGTTATATCTATATTAAACACCTTCAAGACTAGGACACCTAGCCACATATACTGACACTTTTGAGCTTAAATTGAAGACACATGTTCCTTTCTAATCCATGTTTCTAAATATGATCTTAGAGTCAACACGTTTGTtttgtagcttattgtttatgCTGATTACTATCAATTTTGCATCACTAGACCTACTTCTTGCATTTAATCATTCTAtcatatccaaaatcaaatcacaAGAAAAAGAATAGTCAATCATTATGCCCAACTCTTCCAATAGGTTTGAAGTTGGGCCAATTGATCATTTCCAAATGTCTTGTTGATGTAAATGATTTTTAATTCCTAGTTTAGATAATTAGACTATTAAATCCCATATACCACTTTACAATGTCCAACAAGAATATCATGGCTAAGCTAACAAAAATTTCTATGGAAGAGGGGCAATTAtataaaaaatcaacaaatttaaGAACATGCAAAACTAAGCTCTAACACACTCTTTTGTTAGAATGTACATATTTTTGCTATCTACAAATAATGATCTTTTACACAATCAATCTTTGAACAACATATAACTATCTCAAGCATGAAACCTTCCAAACTCTAAGAAGAGAAGTGTTAGCTTCATACACTCATTAAAGAAACAATAGTTCAAATAATGTTCAATTTGATTTGAAATGAACATAGAGATAATGAAGACCATAAGAACATCaaatataaaaaggtttttggtAGGCTAAATCACGAGAAGCATGTTTTCATAGACAACTcaatgaaatgatatgatatgtAAAACCAATGCACAACCTTACTTAAAACTTTAAAATGAAATACTTTTATTCAAATAACTATTTTAACACATAAATGactctttcaacaattttttttggtaataaatatttttgttttaatTATAACCAAAAAGTTTTAGAACCTAACCTTAGAATACTTTCAAAAACATGTGAAAGAGATCTAAACTTACTTCTTAATactttaaaacataaaattatCTTGACCCATTTGCTTTCATATTTTCTATTCAAGGAAAAAATAAAGTAGGTTTCAATTTCTTATGATTAGTTTTGAAACATATCTACTTCCTTAGGCAAATAATCATGTGAGGTAGCAAggtataattatttatattataaaaacTTAAATTACTTGCATTTGTTACAATGCATATTATATAACTAATCAAAATATCAAATAAATTCATGTAGTATAACTaatcaaatattatattttttacatTCATTACTAtgagctttacaaaaagatatttttaaatattttttggttgaagaaatttggagttgaagttaaattattattgaatttatctcAAAATAGGGATAGTTTCAAGTGGAAGAGTTTTTTCTATAATTCTTTCTCTCAAAAAGGTTTTGATTAAAACTTTATGTACAAATTGAacctaataaattttaaaattatatcatattgatttaataGTTTTTGACCCAAAATCCTTTGTGTTACATAGTGTCAAGTAGTCTTGGACATAATTATTTTGCTTTAAATTGTTTGAGGTTAAATAGTTTCATTTAAAATCATTTGTTAGCTCAAAATATGAGACAACTCTAGATTTTCACCCCTGGTGTGGCTAAAAAGATTTAAAATCTTTATGATTATCATATTGAATGATTAGAATATATGCTAAGTGAGTAGCTATAAGGTGAAAAAATTAATTGAACCTAAAGGTATGTGCATAGTCTCATATATGTTTGACAAGACATTTGAACTATTTTGGGTATTATACAGATATAAAATGTTGTCACACTATCACCTTCAAGTACCTTGCAAGTACCAATACTAATAAATGACATGTATACCGATAATACATTTCCCCCAAACTATTTTTTTTGTTCTTAACTCAAGGGGGTCCCAAAGAACATGTGATGATCAACAACCATTTGGATAAAATCAATTTTCAAATGTTATAGCTCCATGTAAAATATACTCTATGCTCAAAATAGCTACATGGTATGTTGAAGTTTAGAGTTTGATTATCTACTATTGTAATGAAATTCTGCTCTTTTGAAGCTATTCTTGTTTCAATCCTTTTTTGGTTTCCCTTGGCACTATTTTGATTACCTTCTTCCTTGCAATTATTCTTTTGCTTTGATTCAATATGTATAAAATATTACACTTCCTGCATTACTTAATGTGACTTAATAAATGAACTCTATGTATAGGACAATGCACATGTGCTCTGTAAACTACAAGCTATTCTTTCTTAATAAATCGACATGATACACATGCATTCAAATTCTATGGATAAGTCAAGCACTTTGTCTATATCTTATAtgttgaaacataaaatatctataAATTAGATTTACATAAAATTATTTAAAAGCTAATAAAATCCCAATTCATTCAACCAATACAAACTTCAACACATTATTATCATATAAAAAACCCATTATTTTTTATTAACCACAAAATATACCGATTAATAACCACATAACACTTATACATCAAGATAATTACTTCTTATTAACACTTATACATCAAGATAATTACTTCTTATTAAATTTGTGTCTAACAGAATCTTTGATGTATATTAAATTACTCAATTAAGGTGAAGGAAGAACATTTAGAAAATGATATATTTGACTTGTTTACATCAATCACAATTAAACAAAAAGTAGTCATTTTTGGATTActctattttaattttttgaaagaaacattaaatataatatattaattttattttttaaactgtATCTTTATAAAAATTCATTATTTGTATGTGGCTAATAGTACAATGTGATGAGGATTGAAGCTTGACCTGGTTGGCTAGCAGTTCTTGGCGAACAGTTCCTTTGATAGGCACGAGGTCATGAGGACTAGTCTTCCTCAACCTACATTTCCTAATAACATGATTAAATTGTGATTTTATGATTCtgggaaaaaaaacaaaaaaaaccattaAACTCTTTGAATCTGATTTGTAACCAAACTCATAAACTCTAAATGCCTTTCATCAATTCAAAAAAAACattcaataattaaaaaaacttgaaaaattcttAAACCGtacaaataaattataaaattttccATGATTGATCAGTTTTTCTACCGTTGAATAGTTTACAGGCTTACCATTTTATTTGTTTAACAGAAAGGGGCCAAAATCACAGTCAAATCCAAAGCTGATTTCTTCCTTAATTAATTGGTTCAAGTCGGAACAGTCTATTCACAATCAGATTTTCCTCGCCAAAAACAGAGACAGCTCCATGTGTGCCAATAATTTGGCACGTCCTTCCTCCTATGAACACCGTCAGAATTAGCTAAGGCCAGATTCCTATTAAATTGACATTAAATTTAGCCGGAGCCTGCCAGCCCGCAGAAGTACAGAACATTTCAATGTTGTACTTACTGTAAGGAAATACTAAATAGCTGTTAAAATGGGCTGTCAAAtttaaaaattgttaataatgtTAGTCGTTAAAATTCGGTGCTAAAATATAGCCAGGCTAGCGCAAGCTGTAAGTAGCCAAGTGTCAGCTACTTTAGAGGAGTGTGCCAATCGTTCAGAGCCAGGCCATACGCTTCTCTGCCCTTTTTGGAATCTAGTTGATCTCCGTACCCCTTTTCGAAATTGGCAGATGTCCGTTTGAAAGGTAAAAAATTGGTTTAAGTTTTAAAAAACACGCTGATTGAGGTCTTTTTGAGCCTGGATATTTGCATATTTTGGCTGGGTTGGGCTGTAAGCCTCCTGTTTGAACGTTGGGTGAGATAGCAGGGATGATGGGTACTGTGGACTTGTGGTGTATTGACATTTTGAGCTGAAAAATCTGAAGACGGGTCTTTGGGGGGCTTTTGACTCTGAAAACTAGCAGATTTTTGTGGGGGGCAGATCTTTGATAAAGTCGGGGTTGTGACATTTCTGGTTTATGAGATCAAAAGCGTGGAAAATTGGTTATTAGGGCTTTGAAGCTTTTTTTGGGGGTTTGATAAAATTGTGACTTGGCATTTGATTGAGGGGGGAGAATTTGTGATTGGAAGGGTCATACTTGGATCAAAGTTGTGATTAGCCGGAGGATTAATTTGAGGTGGGGTTTATTAGGATTGGAAATGTTGAGATTTTGATCAGAACTGTGATTTCCGGTCCTTCATGCGTGGGAGAGTTCGTTGTTTGGGTAGCTTGGGGATTTCAGATTTTGATCATTGTGGGATCCAGCCTTTGAGTATGTGAAGAAATTTGTGCTTTAGGGAAATTTAGATTTGATGAATAATTGGTGCTTTGGGTTGTCTaggattatgatttttttttaaattttgattacaATCACGGGTTTTGGCAGTGAATCTGTGGCAGATGCTGTGCTTAATGTGTTTGGGATGCTGAAAGGTTTGGATGCTTGATTGAGTTCCCAAAGCTTGTGTTTGGAGTTTGGAACTGGAATGTTATTGAAAATTGTTTTCTTAGATTATTTCTTTATAGAGTTTGTTTTATTTAGATTTAGTTCCTTGAGGTTAGGACATGTAAAATCTTCTTGAAGTAATGTTTATGGAAAGCGCAAATCCCGTGCTAACGTCAAGCATTGGTTGATTTGATGATCAGAGGAGAAGATTAAAATTGAATGTCAAAATAGCAGATCAAAGTAGAAGATCACGAATCTAATATTGGCAATTGGGTTTGGCTATCCTGACCTGTTTTGTAACTTTGACGCAAGCAGTCAGCTTTCAGCAAACGAAGCAAATGGGTTTTAATGGAGTAATCTTATCAAGCACTTTTGTATCAATGCTGTTGATGGTTTCAGCAGCTGACAATTTTCTGATCGACTGTGGAACAAATTCTTCCACAGTAGATGGTGCCAGGAAATGGGTTGGCGATTCATCAGCTAGCAATGTTACGTTTTCTCCAGTTGGAATCCCAGCAAATCTTTCCAAAGTGGATACGAATGCAACTTATCCTAAAGTCTATACCACTGCACGCATCTTCACCAGTGTGGCCAATTATACCTTCAAGGTTAGCCCCGGTCGCCATTGGCTCCGACTCCATTTTTACCCATTTTCATTCATGAATTTTAGCGTGAATTCCTCTGTTTTCTCTGTAAATGTTGGGCCTTTGAAACTCTTATCCAATCTAAACGTTTCTAATGAAATAAGCAATAAGAACAACAATCCGCAATATTCTGCAAGCGGAGGCCCTAAGATTGTCCAGTTAATGAAGGAGTACTCTATTAATGTGGCCAATTCTAGTGCTCAGCTTGTGGTAACGTTTACTCCCGAGTCTGgatcctttgctttcattagtgcaatTGAAGTGGTTTCAATGCCAGAAGATATTTTCCCAACCTCTTCGAACCTGGTGGGAAGCAGTCCCAAAAAGTCCTCATTGGATTTGAGTTCCAGTGGTGTAGAAACAATGTATAGACTCAACGTTGGAGGGAGTTCTGTCACTCCCCAAGATGATTCTGGGCTATCCAGAACATGGGAGGAAGATAAATATTACATCTATTCACTCGATGCAGGTAGTGAAACTAAAAATGTGTCTGCTGTTAGCTATAATTCCCCAAATGATTCCTACATTGCTCCTCTTGTAGTCTATGAAACAGCCAGGGAGATGACAAGTAACTTAGCTCAAGTTGTTAATCAAAAAATCAACATATCGTGGAGTTTTGCTGTAGATCCCAATTTTGACTACCTTGTTCGCTTCCATTTCTGTGAGCTTGTATTTGATAAGGTTGGCATGAGAGTTTTTGGTATCTACATCAATAACCAGACTGCAGACCCATCTTTTGATGTGTTGAGTCTTGCTGATGCTAAAAACAGGGCTATCTATTCAGACTATACAGACACTTCAATGGGTGCAGGAGTAAACACTATGTGGATCCAAATTGGCCCAAATCCAAGCCTTACAGGGTCAGATAACAATGCAATCCTTAATGGGCTCGAGATTTTTAAGTTAAGCAGGAAGGATAACCTAGCTGGAAGTCCTACAAAGCTACAGGGTGCTGAAAACCCATCTGAAGCGGAACAAAATTCAATTCTCTGGCCTGTAATAGGAGGAGCAATAGGAGGGGCTGTTCTCATAGGAGCAGTTATTTTTGTGGGATTGTGTCTTTTCTGCGGCAAGAAGAAGCCAACACCTGTGAAGCCTCACTCTCCAGGATGGCTTCCTTTGTTTTTGCATGCTGGATCAGAGAGTGCATATACCACCAAAGCCTCAAAGGGCACTGTAAATAGTGGTAGTACAATGGTTGCTGTTAGAAGAGGCAGGAAATTTACCTTTGCAGATATTAAACTTGCTACCAACAACTTTGATGAATCAAGGGTCATTGGGATTGGAGGATTCGGGAGGGTATTCAAAGGAGAAATTGAAGATGGCGTTTCGGTTGCAGTAAAAAGAGCAAATCCACAGTCCGAACAAGGTCTGACAGAGTTTGAAACAGAGATCGAACTACTTTCCAAGTTGAGGCACCGCCATTTGGTGTCTCTGATAGGATTTTGTGAGGAGCAAAATGAGATGATCTTGGTCTATGAGTACATGGCAAATGGTACATTGAGAAGCCATTTGTTTGGAAGCAATTTACCTCCCTTATCATGGAAGCAAAGGCTTGATATTTGTATTGGGGCTGCCAGGGGGCTGCATTATCTTCACACTGGAGCAGAAATAGGAATTATCCATAGAGACGTTAAGACCACCAATATTCTCCTTGATGAAAATTTTGTAGCAAAAATGGCAGATTTTGGCTTGTCTAAAACAGGACCTGCTCTCGATCATACTCATGTAAGTACAGCTGTCAAGGGTAGTTTTGGGTATCTTGATCCAGACTACTTCAGAAGACAGCAGCTAACAGAAAAATCGGATGTTTATTCCTTTGGCGTTGTACTGTTTGAAGTTGTATGTGCAAGGCCTGTTATCAATCCCACACTTCCTAAAGAGCAAATAAATCTTGCAGAGTGGGCCATGCATTGGCAGCAGAAAGGAATGTTGGAAGAAATAATTGATCCTAAACTTGCAGGGGCTTATAGTCCAGGTTCTCTGAGGAAATTTGGAGAGATTGCGGAGAAGTGCTTAGCTGATGATGGAAAGAACAGGCCTTCAATGGGAGATGTACTATGGAATTTAGAGTATATCTTGCAGTTGCAAGAGGCAGCTGATCGGAGCCTCTCACTTGCTAACAGCTCAACCCAACTGTCCAATTTTCCCTCGAATCTGCCACATATCAGAGAATCTGATGAAAATTCTGAGAGTACTCTTATACGAGAAGATCAACAAGATCAGCAGATTGAGGCCAGGAGTGTGGGTGAGTCAGAAGAAGGTGCAGGGGCTCTGGAGTTTTCTCAGCTTGTGAAACCCATGGGAAGGTGATGTATTGAATGAAATGGATCAAATGCTTCGATGATACTTCATTTCTTATACTCTAGTATGAGATCCCAGCCTTGAGGCAGGCCTTGCTTCAGTTTTGGACAACTACTTCCTACGATGCATCCACATGTTTTTTGTGGCAAAAGATATACAACCTCGCACAAGTCTTTTTCCAGCTT
The nucleotide sequence above comes from Cryptomeria japonica chromosome 11, Sugi_1.0, whole genome shotgun sequence. Encoded proteins:
- the LOC131037628 gene encoding probable receptor-like protein kinase At1g30570 — protein: MGFNGVILSSTFVSMLLMVSAADNFLIDCGTNSSTVDGARKWVGDSSASNVTFSPVGIPANLSKVDTNATYPKVYTTARIFTSVANYTFKVSPGRHWLRLHFYPFSFMNFSVNSSVFSVNVGPLKLLSNLNVSNEISNKNNNPQYSASGGPKIVQLMKEYSINVANSSAQLVVTFTPESGSFAFISAIEVVSMPEDIFPTSSNLVGSSPKKSSLDLSSSGVETMYRLNVGGSSVTPQDDSGLSRTWEEDKYYIYSLDAGSETKNVSAVSYNSPNDSYIAPLVVYETAREMTSNLAQVVNQKINISWSFAVDPNFDYLVRFHFCELVFDKVGMRVFGIYINNQTADPSFDVLSLADAKNRAIYSDYTDTSMGAGVNTMWIQIGPNPSLTGSDNNAILNGLEIFKLSRKDNLAGSPTKLQGAENPSEAEQNSILWPVIGGAIGGAVLIGAVIFVGLCLFCGKKKPTPVKPHSPGWLPLFLHAGSESAYTTKASKGTVNSGSTMVAVRRGRKFTFADIKLATNNFDESRVIGIGGFGRVFKGEIEDGVSVAVKRANPQSEQGLTEFETEIELLSKLRHRHLVSLIGFCEEQNEMILVYEYMANGTLRSHLFGSNLPPLSWKQRLDICIGAARGLHYLHTGAEIGIIHRDVKTTNILLDENFVAKMADFGLSKTGPALDHTHVSTAVKGSFGYLDPDYFRRQQLTEKSDVYSFGVVLFEVVCARPVINPTLPKEQINLAEWAMHWQQKGMLEEIIDPKLAGAYSPGSLRKFGEIAEKCLADDGKNRPSMGDVLWNLEYILQLQEAADRSLSLANSSTQLSNFPSNLPHIRESDENSESTLIREDQQDQQIEARSVGESEEGAGALEFSQLVKPMGR